In Choloepus didactylus isolate mChoDid1 chromosome 6, mChoDid1.pri, whole genome shotgun sequence, one DNA window encodes the following:
- the CEP164 gene encoding centrosomal protein of 164 kDa isoform X10: MNLSFLSYPSSTATPPSPAPMSVMALRNKITNPFLCLEEGGQETQPEQGLLPSSFLRGPSPLPAPGLTGLDLDQEMQARSEGSFKKGKSSCILGDTPWPLMGTLPSKLQPLSKDQASRSHQIFADVEKILGRAPAQCRTELGDQQGLEKHQKMTEKIHLRFSDPEIEELGMRTRQQKPGTLGPKNTGPLQDGQDVLGSRSQASVHAKLPETIKGPQLKGEQQSHNIAKLSSTGPGGDKGQSPVSSPSPGEEPTSSSCSSDHMPPTRKSQLFLLDRSPVEDLSWRGVPGEGGSMGKGISRREPPGPWMGQVSKLASKNTTGSSRERESSDPEARGASAEDTPQGLGLEPPDTLASEPAQNAPAGSTPGVSPPSEKRQPPGSPEPPDEDRKPRVSGPDLESSSSSSSLASRLGSQVLGEVTNFPWDLQSSQRSELGVGHTDPGPRAQQSTPFLAPHLSHIQSSADEQSESEDYSEDQRFYQHILQMVKISRRLEGLGLPDSMQEMQCKDIASMVCCMAAESSRMSSEGEHEAIRAMERDSRFLTWGSELLQHPQEGALGPAGQETTSRQANLQPNSNSFRQGPVELSFNRELTAKPGKIQLLNQALGSPLAPVHVPLGGLGPLRGLVDAPPSALRGSQSVSLGSSVESNQLGELTLPSQGPKTCAYTKGLLGSIHEDKNAFSLLALGEETNEEDEEESDNQSLRSSSELLKNLHLDIGALGGDFEYEESPRSSQPEEKKDDSLASDAAGPPTPDKLLSQGADDTLSGANGKGQQGRAANSRLPETEEAEKSDPGASRSRVTPGVGPGDDQPAKASSKEAPEDLMDAGEEGSREEEAVTEPKRQASAPKGSGSDASEESKISDHVKELQFSDSAASDPKSFLGLDFGFHSRISEHLLDTDVLSPVLDRACKGVQRWGREDKEDSESSQDELQSKQSKGSERERRDSAALAGLTRLSPSLLHGRQLQSPLPSQATENRPAQAPAGQPAWKEAEEPGEDSVARPTPPASLQREQVPRPLATPERAKELGPGQEEAEEPKEKVAVSPTPLVSAEAQSPEPVSPPDQLTEAALKTVEEAVARELEQDKRRLLESKREKMQQLREKLWQEEEEEILQLHQQKEKSLSSLKEQLQRATEEEEARMREEESQRLSWLRAQVRSSTEADEGHIRAEQEASLERLREKLESLQKAERASLEQKSRQTLERLKEEMEASEKREQAALNAEKEKALQRLREQLEGERKEALVTPQAVAALEREHSDELERLCSSLKAKHREAVSSLQKKTEEAQQKEKAQLQESLVQMEQRAHQKAHQVIEYEQELSGLLREKRQEVERDHERKMEKMKEEHWQVLAEAREQYETKERKQRAELLGHLTGELERLRKAHERELETVRQEQDKQLEDLRRRHREQERKLQELEVELETRSKDVKARLAELDVQEEAARKEKQQLLEVKRQVALESEEATATHQHLEEAKKEHSHLLESNRQIRRTLEELRARKLELESQVELLQAQSQRLQKRISSLEAEAQRKQDMLNELAVEESNTSPHFELDLHVEDLRKSTGTSQTKGVSSSVSQSKEEAGLLLDSVRHYLSAEGPALRSAKEFLVQQTRSMRRRQTALKAAQQHWREELANAPDRAQDAPGTESLDAVRRNLEEESRHLDEMRSAMCKGQDLLKQKEEKLSQLESSVREEASDEDSLRGASTKKVVTFDLSDMEDTSSESSKSAPLPQMNPTPCPTFPNEIQYLSSSLQRISSELNGVLSVLGSLNTQPPPPLFTSMPAPISSLSSRSTCVPTYPSLARASAPRPVTPMSTHWAWDPGLGPRLSSSVAQTVDDFLVEKLRKYFPSGVPFLRSSPAPLENRLGYVSASEQLRHLQRPHSQVQEAGNTNLQGMIEANRKWLDHFKNDPKLHLFSVPKPTATSSLLQLGLDENRLKVYHC, translated from the exons GAAACACAGCCTGAGCAGGGACTTCTGCCTTCTTCCTTTCTCCGTGGCCCGTCCCCTCTCCCAGCACCTGGGCTTACTGGTCTGGACCTAGACCAAGAGATGCAGGCTAGAAGTGAGGGCTCCTTTAAGAAAGGGAAGAGCTCATGCATTCTGGGTGACACCCCCTGGCCTCTCATGGGCACCCTGCCCAGCAAGCTGCAGCCGCTGTCCAAAGACCAAGCTTCCCGATCCCATCAGATCTTTGCTGACGTGGAGAAAATCTTAGGCAGGGCCCCAGCCCAATGCAGGACAGAATTAGGTGATCAGCAGGGTCTGGAGAAACACCAGAAGATGACAGAAAAAATCCACCTGCGGTTTTCAGACCCTGAAATAGAAGAGCTGGGAATGAGGACCAGACAGCAGAAGCCAGGCACTCTGGGTCCTAAGAACACCGGGCCTCTCCAGGATGGGCAGGATGTATTAGGAAGCAGGAGCCAGGCCTCTGTCCACGCAAAGCTCCCTGAAACCATCAAGGGCCCGCAGCTGAAAGGGGAGCAACAGAGTCACAACATAGCCAAGCTGAGCTCCACGGGTCCTGGTGGGGACAAGGGCCagagccctgtctcctctccatcCCCTGGGGAGGAGCCCACCTCATCCTCTTGTTCTTCTGACCACATGCCGCCTACCAGGAAGAGCCAGTTGTTCTTGTTAGATAGAAGCCCAGTTGAAGACCTGAGCTGGCGGGGAGTTCCTGGGGAAGGTGGAAGTATGGGCAAGGGGATATCGAGGCGAGAGCCCCCAGGACCGTGGATGGGGCAGGTCTCCAAGCTTGCTAGCAAGAACACCACAGGGAGCAGCAGAGAAAGAGAGTCCAGTGACCCTGAGGCTCGTGGAGCTTCAGCTGAAGATACACCCCAGGGACTTGGCCTGGAACCACCTGACACCCTGGCATCAGAACCAGCTCAGAATGCCCCTGCAGGCAGTACCCCTGGGGTCTCTCCTCCCAGTGAGAAGAGACAACCCCCAGGGTCTCCAGAGCCCCCTGATGAAGACAGGAAGCCTCGTGTGTCTGGGCCTGACTtggagagcagcagcagcagcagcagcctggCCTCACGCCTTGGCTCTCAGGTTCTGGGTGAGGTGACCAACTTCCCTTGGGACCTGCAGAGCTCACAGAGATCTGAGCTGGGAGTGGGTCACACGGATCCTGGACCCAGAGCTCAGCaatccacccccttcctagcacCCCACTTGTCCCACATCCAGAGCTCAGCCGATGAGCAGTCAGAGAGTGAAGACTACTCTGAGGATCAGAGGTTCTACCAGCACATCCTGCAGATGGTCAAGATCTCCAGGCGGCTGGAGGGCCTGGGGCTGCCCGATAGCATGCAGGAAATGCAGTGCAAAGATATCGCCAGCATGGTCTGTTGCATGGCGGCTGAGTCTTCCAGGATGTCTAGTGAGGGTGAGCACGAGGCCATCAGAGCCATGGAGAGAGACTCGAGGTTTCTGACTTGGGGTTCAGAGCTGCTGCAGCATCCTCAGGAGGGGGCCCTTGGCCCAGCTGGGCAGGAGACCACCTCTCGGCAAGCCAATCTCCAGCCAAACAGCAACTCCTTCAGGCAGGGGCCAGTTGAGCTGAGCTTCAACAGAGAGCTTACTGCAAAGCCAGGCAAGATACAGCTTCTCAACCAG gccctgggttcccCGTTAGCCCCAGTCCACGTTCCTCTTGGGGGTCTGGGCCCACTGCGAGGCCTCGTGGATGCCCCGCCTTCTGCTCTCCGTGGATCGCAAAGCGTGagcctgggcagctcagtggagtcCAATCAGCTTGGAGAACTCACGCTG CCTTCACAGGGTCCCAAGACTTGTGCTTATACAAAGGGTCTCTTGGGCTCCATCCATGAGGACAAGAATGCTTTCAGCCTCTTGGCTTTAGGGGAGGAAACTAACGAGGAAGATGAGGAGGAGAGTGACAACCAG AGTCTCCGCAGTTCAAGTGAGCTTCTTAAGAACTTGCACCTGGACATTGGGGCACTGGGGGGTGACTTTGAGTATGAG GAGTCTCCAAGATCAAGCCAGCCGGAGGAGAAGAAGGATGATTCTCTTGCCTCAGATGCTGCTGGCCCCCCCACTCCTGACAAGCTCCTCAGCCAGGGTGCAGACGACACCTTGAGTGGTGCCAATGGCAAAGGGCAGCAGGGAAGAGCAGCGAATTCTCGGCTCCCAGAAACAGAAGAGGCTGAGAAGAGTGATCCCGGGGCCTCCAGGAGTCGGGTGACCCCTGGGGTAGGCCCAGGGGATGATCAGCCTGCCAAAGCCTCTTCAAAGGAGGCTCCAGAAGACCTCATGGATGCAGGAGAGGAGGGCTCCAGGGAGGAAGAGGCAGTGACGGAGCCCAAGAGGCAGGCTTCTGCCCCAAAAGGCAGCGGATCAGACGCCAGTGAA GAGTCCAAGATCAGTGACCATGTGAAGGAACTACAGTTCTCAGACTCTGCTGCTTCTGATCCCAAGTCCTTCCTCGGCCTG GACTTTGGTTTTCACAGTCGAATCTCAGAGCACCTGCTAGATACTGATGTGCTTTCTCCGGTCCTGGATAGAGCCTGCAAGGGG GTCCAGAGGTGGGGAAGAGAGGACAAGGAGGACAGCGAGTCCAGCCAAGATGAGCTGCAGAGCAAGCAGTCCAAGGGCTCAGAGAG GGAGAGACGTGACTCTGCTGCTCTGGCTGGTCTGACCAGGTTATCTCCTTCACTTCTGCACGGGCGGCAGCTCCAGAGTCCCCTTCCCAGCCAGGCCACTGAGAACAGGCCTGCACAGGCCCCTGCTGGGCAGCCTGCGTGGAAGGAGGCTGAAGAGCCTGGGGAGGACTCTGTAGCCAGGCCCACCCCGCCAGCTTCCCTCCAGAG GGAGCAGGTCCCAAGGCCACTTGCCACCCCTGAGAGGGCCAAGGAGCTGGGTCCTGGGCAGGAAGAGGCTGAGGAGCCCAAGGAGAAGGTGGCAGTCAGCCCCACCCCGCTGGTCTCTGCAGAGGC GCAATCCCCAGAGCCTGTGAGCCCCCCAGATCAACTCACAGAGGCTGCTCTAAAGACTGTGGAAGAGGCAGTGGCTCGGGAACTTGAGCAGGACAAGAGGCGGCTGCTGGAATCAAAGCGAGAGAAGATGCAGCAACTGCGGGAGAAACTGTggcaagaggaggaggaagaaatccTCCAGCTTCACCAGCAGAAGGAGAAGTCTCTCAG tTCCCTGAAGGAGCAGCTGCAGAGAGCCACTGAGGAAGAGGAGGCCCGGATGAGAGAAGAGGAAAGCCAGAGGCTGTCCTGGCTCCGAGCCCAGGTCCGGTCCAGCACAGAAGCAGATGAGGGCCACATCAG GGCCGAGCAAGAGGCTTCCCTGGAGAGGCTGAGAGAAAAGCTGGAGTCTCTACAGAAGGCCGAGAGGGCCAGCTTGGAGCAGAAAAGCAGGCAAACACTAGAGCGGCTCAAGGAGGAGATGGAGGcttcagagaagagagagcaggCTGCCCTGAATGCTGAGAAGGAGAAGGCTTTGCAGCGACTGCGGGAGCAACtggaaggggagaggaaagaa GCCCTTGTTACTCCCCAGGCAGTGGCGGCACTGGAGAGGGAGCACAGTGATGAGCTGGAGCGGCTCTGTTCCTCGTTGAAGGCCAAGCACAGAGAG GCAGTCTCCAGCCTCCAGAAGAAGACAGAGGAAGCGCAGCAGAAAGAAAAGGCCCAGCTGCAGGAAAGTCTTGTGCAGATGGAACAGAGAGCTCATCAGAAAGCTCACCAAGTGATTGAGTACGAGCAAGAG CTCAGTGGCCTCTTGAGAGAGAAGCGCCAGGAGGTGGAAAGAGATCATGAGAGGAAGATGGAGAAGATGAAGGAGGAGCACTGGCAAGTGCTGGCAGAGGCCAGAGAGCAATATGAAACCAAG GAGAGGAAGCAGCGGGCTGAGCTCCTGGGGCACCTGACCGGAGAACTGGAGCGCCTGCGAAAGGCCCATGAGCGAGAACTGGAGACCGTGAGGCAGGAGCAGGACAAGCAGCTTGAGGACTTGCGGCGCCGGCACCGGGAACAG GAAAGGAAACTCCAAGAGTTAGAGGTAGAACTTGAAACCAGAAGTAAAGATGTCAAGGCTAGGTTGGCTGAGCTGGATGTCCAG GAGGAGGCTGCCCGGAAGGAGAAGCAGCAGCTGCTTGAAGTGAAGAGGCAGGTTGCTCTGGAGAGTGAG GAAGCCACAGCCACCCATCAGCACCTGGAGGAGGCAAAGAAGGAGCACTCCCACCTGCTAGAGTCAAACCGGCAGATCCGGAGAACTCTCGAGGAGCTTCGGGCCCGCAAGTTGGAGTTGGAGTCCCAGGTGGAGCTGCTGCAGGCACAGAGCCAGAGGCTGCAGAAGCGCATCAG CAGCCTGGAGGCTGAGGCCCAGAGGAAGCAGGACATGCTGAACGAGTTGGCAGTCGAGGAGAGTAACACCTCCCCGCATTTTGAGCTGGATCTCCACGTGGAGGACCTTAGGAAATCCACTGGAACT AGTCAGACCAAAGGGGTATCCTCTTCTGTCTCCCAGAGTAAGGAGGAAGCTGGCTTGCTTCTCGACAG TGTCCGGCACTACCTGTCTGCTGAGGGACCAGCCCTCCGTAGTGCCAAGGAGTTCCTGGTACAGCAGACACGCTCCATGCGGAGGCGGCAGACAGCTCTGAAAGCCGCCCAGCAGCACTGGCGCGAGGAGCTGGCCAATGCCCCGGACAGAGCCCAAGATGCACCAGGCACCGAGTCTCTGGATGCTGTGCGCAGGAACCTGGAGGAG GAGTCCAGGCACCTGGATGAGATGAGGTCTGCTATGTGCAAAGGCCAGGACCTGCTGAAGCAGAAAGAGGAGAAGCTGAGCCAGCTGGAGTCTTCTGTCCGGGAAGAG GCCTCTGATGAGGACAGTCTGAGAGGAGCCTCTACCAAGAAGGTGGTGACCTTTGACCTCAGTGACATGGAAGACACGAGCAGTGAAAGTTCTAAATCTGCCCCCCTGCCTCAGA TGAACCCGACCCCATGCCCCACCTTCCCCAACGAGATCCAGTACCTGAGCAGCTCCTTACAGCGGATCAGCAGCGAGCTGAACGGGGTCCTCAGTGTGCTGGGCAGCCTCAacacccagcccccacccccgctCTTCACTTCGATGCCAGCACCGATCTCGTCCCTGTCCTCCAGGAGCACCTGTGTTCCCACCTACCCCTCCCTGGCCAGGGCTTCAGCCCCGCGCCCCGTGACCCCCATGTCCACCCATTGGGCCTGGGACCCAGGGCTGGGCCCCCGGCTTTCCTCCTCTGTGGCTCAAACAGTGGACGACTTCCTGGTGGAGAAGTTGCGCAAGTATTTTCCAA GCGGAGTCCCATTCCtcaggagcagccctgcccccCTGGAGAACAGGCTGGGCTACGTGTCCGCCAG TGAGCAGCTCCGCCACCTGCAGCGCCCCCATTCCCAAGTCCAGgaggcaggcaacaccaacttaCAGGGTATGATCGAGGCTAACCGAAAGTGGCTAGATCATTTCAAGAATGACCCCAAATT ACATCTCTTCTCAGTACCCAAGCCAACAGCCACCTCCAGCCTCCTGCAGCTGGGCCTGGATGAGAACAGACTGAAGGTGTACCACTGCTGA